The genome window TTTCACCGTCACCGCAGAGTTTCTTCATGAAGATCCTGCGGTCAAACACCGGCGAGTAGATGGAAACGGGCCTCAGGAAGCGCAGGTTGTTCACCGGCGGTGTGTTGTACACAGCCTTCAGGTCCGGCTTCAACAGATCCGGGCTGTTGGGGGGCTTCGAGGACGCGGAGTGGTCGCCCTCCAAGCAGAACAGTGTCTTGGGACCAAGCGAACACTGGACGATTTTATCCACCTTGGCATTGACCTGCACGCCGCACTCTCTGGTGTTTTCTCTCTTGAGCGGCGGGGGCAAACTGGGGCTGACTTGAGACAGGATCACCTTGCAGAGCTCCAGGTAGTTGAGACCCTGGGGGATCATGAAGCGGCCCTCTCTCTTTACCCAGCTGCTGTCTTGAGCCGGGGGAGCGCAGACATTGTATTGTGGAAACGTGGGCAGGAACCCATCCATCCTGGAGCCATGAAACCGGTCCAAGTTTATCCTGCTGGGATTTAAACAGTTGCCTTCTTGCAGCACTAATTGGTTGATTGAGAACAGGGGCGCGCGAGCGCTAATTTAGAGCTCAGCTTTAAGGATGATATTGTGTTCCCACAGAAAATAACCAGTAACGTCACTCACAACCACAGAGACATGACAAGCTCAGGATCTATTACACAATCAGAGCCACGGTCCTCTTATAGAATTACTGCTAATGTCTTAAATGGTACGATTCAGTAATAGCCTACTAAAAATTATTGTAATTTCAAATAATAGGATTTAATTCGCATGGTTTTAGTCAGATGTTCACGGTTATTGATATTTGTTAGGGAAATGATATTAAGATTCACCAAGCTCTCATTTAATTAAGAGCAGCAGTTCAAAAAGAGGCAATCTGCCTTTTTACCTGCACTATAAACAATTTTAACTACATTTGCTTTCAAGGTTTCAACACATTTACTCGCTGATTGTgctaaatatgaatgtatttctATTGTTCTGCAGAGTAGTGCTTTTAGATTATAGTGCAATATCTGAAACATTATATTGGAGCTCCCCCTATAGTTCATATTGGCCAGAGACCCGAGCAAGTAGCTGATCTTTGGGAGATCATGTTCTGTAAACTAGTATGGCAATGACCTTTGTAGCAGTTTAAATTCACAGAAGAATCAAGAAAGCAAGCAACTCTGCGTAAAGGGACAAGTATAACCGAAGTAAATGCACCTGTATGAAGGAGGAAAAGATTTTCCTCTAAAAGTGTCATATGACACTAGGTTAGCAGGAAAGGGGAAAATGAATGGCTCCATGGTAGCCTGAGATGTAGCCGATAAAAGACTGCTTGAGTAGACTGACTTGATAAAATGCCCTTTTATTGGCAGACAAATCTTTAAATATGAATAGCACTATTAGGAAGCGGCTGTGGATTATGGGTTGTAAATAAAGTATACGCTGAAGAAACATGAATGTCACCCTAATGAGAACATTGTGTttattgtctccctgtctcaTTTATGCGCTCATTATCCCACacacgaaaaaaaaaaaaaaaaactcatttgAAACACACACTGTTGGTGCGTTCAAGTACTGAGCGAAAGAACAGAACCCAACAAAGCAGTGAAGGCAGCTGTCAAAATGACACTTCGTGATGCAGGACTTGCTTGTTTGGTATTCTCAGTGTCTGTTCAGTGTCTGTTTAAAGTGAAGGCTATAGtctaatgtttttacatgaatcATTTTAACATTAAGTAATGCACTTTGTTTTATCCATAATTTGCAACTGTCTGTATGCATTGCTGAATTTACTAAAATTTTACTAGgatatattcacacacattatatGATATAacatttggtaaaaaaaaaaaaaaacacgctTTAAATtctacaaaaaagaaaactatgGTAGCCTATGTAATTCTCCCTCAATATCAAACTATCCATTCTCTGCCATGTATTTTTCATGCATCGCAGAGTAATACGAGCATCACTCGAAGGACCCACCAGACCTACATGGTCTCGCTCTATAGGTGGCGCTACACCCTCAGTGATGGCTTTCACCCACGGGCACTGAATCTATACATATTGGCGCCATTTTGGAGCTAGGAGGGGGAAGAGAGCTGCAGAAGAGGACACGATTGATCACAATTCACCGTAACAGGTAAGAAAATGCACAAATAAGCGGACGCTTTTTATTGAAACGCGGCAATATTTTTAGGTGCTGCTGCTAAAAACGATGTGTAACCCGGGATGTGTCCACGGAGCAGCCAGGTTTCCAGCGCTAATAGGTGGAGCGCAGCCCGCCTTGCCCGCCTGTGTTCTCGGCAGCCGTGTCCCGATTCACAGCGCTGGTTGACCTGGTCCTGCGGCGCAAAATGGTTAGCTTGTAAAATACTAGCCCGTTTCCTAGGTTTAATATCGCAGAAGCACTATCAAACAGTTACTGGACCTGGTTGTATGATCGGTGTGGGGATATCGATAACGATATAACGGTAGTTAGCCGGGGTGTTTTGTTCAGTGCAACGTGAATATCCGTCCGCCCTCTGTCACTGagattgctgctgctgctaacgttagctcgatTGTGCTAACGAGCTAGCTAGCGACAGCTAACTAGATTAGCCACGGTCAACATTACAGCAACAAGGCAGCCTGGCTGTACCAGAGTCCCTGGCCTTGTCATGCCGGTGTACTATAACAATAAGCACCTctatttataaaatatgttgcTCTATCTGCTAACTAACGTTTACTTAAGTTAATTGTGTAAATAATTAAACCTAGCGCGGATAGTAACTGTGATTTATTATGAGGTAATTGTATACGGCGCCTTGCGTTTTGCAGCGTAAATGGTTTATTTAACTTAGTGGTGTAATGCGACTGCATAATTAATAGATTTACGAGATATCAAGGcaatatgttattttttttttctgaggacGACGTGATTGAAAGCAGCACACATGGTCTCTTGTTACTAAAACGTtagcaaacaacaaaaggagCGAGGGAGTAACGTTAGAGGTTTGTAGAAAGCTCAAAGACAGGAGGAGCTATTTGTAAAATTGGACACTGGGTGGAATTTGATAAACTTGAGTGAGGACAGTTGTCCCCAGGGTGCTGCAGTGCATTTGTTTTGACAGTTATCAGCCTGTGAATATTGAATCTGTCACTGCAGATTGGTCAGGTTGTAAGAGTctgattaaatattaaaattagtAGTTTGTTACGTTATAACGCTTGAAATCAGTACATTTCATGAAGAATTTTCTAAAAAGCCAAGATTGAATTTAATATATTGATTTATGTTTAATACATAATAGCAGTATTGTGTTTCAGCTTGTAGCAAATCTTTTCAGATGGCTGTGCATAAAACCACTTGGACAAATTTCCCATCAGGAGGGAACCACTTAACTAGCAGAGTTTATTTCTGGATTtggtaattaattaattttccagctttCTAGATCTAGTGCAACCTGTGACCCTTCAACTTTTACTTATTTACCAACTAAAAGTAAAATTGAGCAAAATTATGTTTGGTCAGATCCTTGGTCTACAAAGCAACAATGGTCGTCTTTAGTTTGGGATTTGTGGTGGTTTTCTTGTGTTGAATGGGTACAGAGGAAGACAAATGTCTGCGCTGCCTGATAAGTGTGGacatgtgtttcagctgtgtgtcTTGTTTCTAGATGGCTTTCCTTACAGTGTGGCATCGTTTTAGATTTTTACTTCAACCTCGTTGTCTCACTCCGTCCTCCCCTACTTCGCTGTTGTTCCTGGCCGGCCTTCACTGGTTTGATCGAGACATGCTCTGTTTAggaaaattaaactttttttgacACTCCGTTCCTGTTCAGGCGGCTTCcccctctttgtgtttttgtgagtgcCCATAGGGAGGTCATTGAGTTTGCCCTTACAACCAACTGGTGTCCAGGCCAATCTGTGTTTGCTGACAGTCGCTCTCTTCCCTGTTGATCGCCCACAGGGTTAAAAACAAAGGATGTCTGTGTCAAGGTCCAAATTAAGTTAGAGGGAACTGCTCCGAGTCTTCATATTTCTGCTGGCAGGAGTTAGCAGCGGACAGATAGACAACCTTGGTGGGGGGCttaatgtgttttactgtgaTAAACCAGTAATGAGCTGAAATGAGAGGTTTAGTGCAGGGTAAAGCTTGCCCCAAGTGTGATTATTTACTGCTGCTTCTTAGTTAAAGTGAAATATTCCCTGGTGGATGGTAACCAGACAGACCCCCTGGCTTGAGAAAGACTCTACTCTGACTGGCTGCCAGAGTGCTCTCTGTGTCAGTGTGGTagagcaagaaagagagagatggactCAAACTTGGCAGCAGCTGTGGGGTGGAAAAGAAGGTCAGAATGAGCGAATTGGCGGCAAGCCAttgtccagtgtgtgtgtgtttataaaagCTGAAGTACAGCTGCAGAAAATTGTTTGGTTGTAATTCAAAACTCTACATCAAGCCCAGCAAGCGCTTTTTTGTCAGATGGCAGACCTACTGACCCAGACTGCTTCATAATAATCAATTCTCCTTTGGtgataaaagcaacataaattGTGAGAAGTCACAAACGGTAGTTACAGAAGAAAAGTTGTCTGTTTGTTCATTATTCATTCACACTATATATGTTGTGAACGGTAGTATGAACTTCTTCTGCTGAGTCCCCTGGGAGAGGTGGGTTTTTGTGGAATGAGAGATTCACAGTTTTGAAGTCATGCTTTCCGCtcctgctttttggctttctaTGAAACTACACCAGTTGACCTCTTTACAGCATTTTACTGCAGTTATATCTCAGGGGTTAAAATGAGATGACAAGTTTGTTACTGACTGAAAGCGAAGAGCTCATGTTTGTCATTTCCTTCTTTGAAATATAGATTCTTATTTAAATACTGAGCATGACAGTGTTGCGGAAGGACATTAAAAACTAAACATGAAGTAACGATATGTAGGGCTtataattaattgttttgtctataaaatgttagaaaatagagaaaaatgcTCATTATAACTTCTCACAGCCCAAAGTGCCAtcttcagatgttttgttttgtgcaaaaCAAAGATGACAAAGATATTTTGATCACTATAGTgtacaacaaagtaaaacatcAAATCCTCATATGAGAATCTGTTTAAACGGTTGTTCAGGTATCAAAATAGCTGATTAACTCAACTAATTGATATGTCAACTGTGTGTATCTCTGGATTATTTGACAGGACGGCTTGGGAGACTGTTTTCTGTACTGTTTGAATTAATGCCTTCAAATCTAAGAGGTGCTATAAATTCTCAAGTGAAGCTGTGTAATCATCACAAAGAACAGAGTTTCATGAGTCTACAATTAGCTTTTTCACATAATATATTTTACGTGAATAGCTGGAACTCTAatttagatagatatagagcTGGTTAACAATCTGGAAaaagcagaggtgtgtgtgtgtgtgtgtgtgtgtgtgtgaacaaacCTACAACCCAATAAATGCCATGCGGTTGGAATTTGTTGGGAGCTGTTTTTTAACTTTAAGTTGTGGCTtgccaaaagaaagaaatgcagttTACCACATTCTTTCCAGATGTTTATCCAACAAGTGTCCAAATCCCTGATTGTAAACGTCACATGCTCAAACTGTTATTCTGTGCGGTACACCTTCATCAGCCGCTCAAAGACAAAGTAACTGTGCATGCTCAGATGATGCTTTACACCTCAGCTAACCAATTTCCTGTGGGGAAATCCCCGCAGTCCATGTTACATTGCGGTTGCTCACTGTTCACACGTTTACAATGAAGTTTCTGCATATGGCTCACAAAAAAATCGTTGAAGCGTCGCTGCATCCTGTGTAGTGGGATTCCCCTGGACAAGCTCCAGCTCCAAGTCCGCGCCTTCGACCGTCTAAAGTTTaggagtattttagacagactctcaactagggctgaaacgattcatcgattaaatagATTACTAACATTAATCCGTGTAACTAATACAGCACTCTGTTTCGCACgaacatttattactgtcgcctatcgcgcttacgctgtgaataCAACATGATTATAATGGCGCTGTTTCcgaagtggaggaagagagagaaaatagtgagggacGATCcattatcgtctattttcccctaaataggaacattatttactaaatgaaaatcatgctgtgttgaagaagacttgaaactagcgactgacaccataaactcattaggaaagggtttactgaggtaataaatcagctgagaaatAAGGTAATTTAACcgttatttctaatggaaccggacttctttttgcaaccagcggactcgccccctgttggctgttagagagaatgcaggtttaagttacgTCTGCACGATTTCCCTTTTCAtacccagaggttgccgcttgattgagattagggaaataacatttaacaaccacagagctgaaaaacaactgcaggatgttgagttcctaatgcgtttttgttttttaaatagcctagttgctagttcaacagtcccgacgttactttttactggccctgGGCCATCGGGCCACCGTTGTTGTCAAGCCCTATATACCAAACCGTACTGTAACTAATGCATTTCTGTATTAAAAGCTTTAGGTGTTTTATGAACCCCCAGTATAAAGTATTGAATTGtgaatttcttttaaattattacCGGCTCAAACTATGAGTCAGGCTTTAGCTTGTCTGAGGGGAAAATGAAGTCATAGCCCTGGGtggacacacacatttatgccTTTTTCGTTTTTATATCTTTGATGGACAAAAAGCATTGGCAAGGTGAGACGGGTTAGTTATGTAGCCCTTGCCAACGAGCAGTATAAAGTGCAGCATGACTGATCTGGCCATGGGCAGTGCATTAAATTGAAAGTCGAAGCACATTTTGCGTCATGTGAATGCTCTAAACATGAATTGGGTGTAATCCTTGACAGGCTGGCGGCCGCTGCAATGAAATGTGGAACACAATGGTAGCAGCAGCTCGCAGTGAAAAGTCAGCCTGCTCTCTGAATGCAGCaatttcatcattcattcagcTTGTAGAAAGCTATTATTGTGCTGTGAATACCTCGCTGAATATTTCAGAGGTCTCTATTGCAGACTTCTTTCGAAGCTTTGAAGTATTAAAAAGATTTTGCCTTGGGTTCCAAATAGTTagtgttctttttattttatttttttaacctcgCCGGGTTTTGTTGAGGTTCTTCAATTCTTCAAGGTTAGGGGTTTTTAGTCCCTTCTTCCTGTGTTCTCGGTCTCCCCTTCTTTCCCGCTCTAATttaatacaaacatttattCTCTCTTTCCTCAGGCAGTGAAGAGCTAAAGAGGATGGCTCACTCTAAAGCTCGAGTCACAGACGGGAAGGTGACCTACCCTCCGGGGGTCAAGGAGATCTCTGACAAAATCTCCAAAGAGGAAATGGTCCGCAGACTCAAGGTCAATGTCTTTTTCCCATTCTGCTGCAGCCGCACCTCATCTTTATTGTGTGGTCCCACAGATTAGGAGGGAATAATGTCGAATGTTTTTAAGTATTAACATCATTGGTAATTGGCAGTAATATTcaagttttactttttgtatgCTGATTCATATTGCTTTAAACCACGTGTAATTTGCTGGAATTAACTTAATTATTACCGAGGCATTATTGAAAGATTTATCATTCAAAGTTTGATTTTTGCCTGAACTGAATGCTACAGAGAGACTGGAAACCTTGCTGTCTTGGATTGATGGCACCCTTGAGTTAGTTTTTACATCCACCTAGGTATTTAGTCAACCCAGCCACTAATGTCCCCCTCCCCCAAACACCCTCACCCCTCATCCAGATGGTTGTGAAGACCTTCATGGACATGGACCAGGACtctgaggaagaaaaggagCTGTACCTGAACCTGGCCCTCCACCTGGCCTCAGACTTCTTCCTCAAACACCCGGACAAAGACGTGCGTCTGCTGGTAGCCTGCTGTCTGGCAGACATATTCAGGATTTATGCCCCAGAGGCACCCTACACCTCCCCAGATAAACTCAAGGTACAGTGGTGAAGATTGTGCCCGGggcacataaaaagaaaataaataaaaaatactgcaAAACTAAATGACACTCCTCCATAGTTACTCACTGTTTTAATTACCTAACCCTGTTGCGTGCTCTCTGAAGTATTCACGTAACACTAACTGACAAATATGATGTGTATATTCATTTGACATAAGCTGTTTATTAGACATCTACATGTCAGCATTCAGCAACAATTCCTTCTTTTGAAGCGttaaagttttaagtttcaatatttgtgtttttgtgggaGGGTGGGTATGTCTTGCTAATCGCTGTGAACATTTTGGCTGAATACATTTCTAGGTTTGTTGTGGctgttaactgttttttttatttttttatttgttgggCTGCCCAAGTCACACCCGTGTTTTGCTAATAActacatctgtgtgtttgtttcttgtctccAGGACATTTTCATGTTCATCACAAGACAGCTCAAAGGACTGGAGGACACCAAAAGCGCTCAGTTCAACAGATACTTCTACCTgcttgaggtgtgtgtgtgtgtgtgtgtgtgtgtgtgtgtggatcagGTGTCGTGTTGGTTATAGTttgatcacattttatttaattcatatcCAGTAGTGAATCTCTTTATTGAGTATAGATCCTTTAGAATCGAGTCATCAAATCTAATCTGGTTTAAGCTCACAACCTGTAGCTACAACAGGAAAATGACGCATTCTGTATGTTTCAAAAGTTTATAAAATTGGCGGTTATTAGCAACAACTAATACAATCTGCTGCCGGTGGTATTTACCATTGTACTTGGCGAAAGTGACTGTTAGCATTAGCTAAAATGGGAATCCTACTAACTAAATGTTTTCTACATTGCTCATTCTAATAAAAGAAACGTTGGGAGTTAACAAATCTCTTATCAAATCTTTTCAGTGTTAACAAGTCTTGGGACTGCCAACTGGGAACTGGCTATGGGAACCCCACCTTAATCAGTGACCACAGTTATTTGCTCATAGAGAGTTCACATGCCTAACTTGAGTGGTGTTTTATGAAAAAGGCTCATAAAGCAGGGCTTGTTGTGAAGTCCATGTTCAGTTCCAATAGATagtttaatagttgacaactaatcagTTATTCGATTAATTGTTGCTAAGCACAAACTATAAACTAGTATATAAACTAATGTGGAAGCCAATCATGCTACAACATGCAACTTACACAGGTGTGATGTAGGAATGTGAAGCCTCGAGTGCACAGACATCTTGTGCAGCagttaaactttttaaattgacaatatGTTGTGCATATTCATAGATGATTcattgattattatttattcatttgtgttCGATGTAATCCACTGTATATCAGTGAGGAAATGGAACGTCTTTCTTttagggctgtacataacgattatttttcaagtcgattaatctaacaatCATTTTTTAGATTAGTGTATTAATCTAAtgactaattttgtgtattctaaggggaaaaaaagttgcctattactcaaTTAACATACCagtttatccaaaataaatatcaaaaacttgTCTAATCAATAATATGTATTCAATCATCTTGATGaggcacattagaataatgacaatagcagcatatcttaaaatgaatcaaatttccacatcactgatgtgttgtgataatgaCACTTTAATTAGGCTGCTTTacttaaaatttaaatgtttctgacatggatttatttcactattgagtaatg of Micropterus dolomieu isolate WLL.071019.BEF.003 ecotype Adirondacks linkage group LG13, ASM2129224v1, whole genome shotgun sequence contains these proteins:
- the zar1l gene encoding ZAR1-like protein, translated to MDGFLPTFPQYNVCAPPAQDSSWVKREGRFMIPQGLNYLELCKVILSQVSPSLPPPLKRENTRECGVQVNAKVDKIVQCSLGPKTLFCLEGDHSASSKPPNSPDLLKPDLKAVYNTPPVNNLRFLRPVSIYSPVFDRRIFMKKLCGDGESEGAAQAESDNNAETDQSGEDTVKDFKTTFHRSSKGSNFQFLEQRYGFFHCKKCNIRWESAYVWCISGTSKVYYKQLCRKCQVGFNPYRVESILCKGCSQTCCSCEKKQRHINMKRPHRQDLCCRCKGTKLSCDATYSFKYIV